A single window of Pontiella agarivorans DNA harbors:
- a CDS encoding DUF5107 domain-containing protein, whose translation MNKISAKRETLTLPTYGLGEPEKNPLFFEKRVYQGSCGKVYPVPFVDKVFDEPEPQKYDAVHLENDYVRLVMLPEIGGRIFLGQDKVNNDYDFFYRQNEIKPALVGLAGPWLSGGVEFNWPQHHRPGTYMPTDVEIEEEACGARTVWMSEHDPLNRMKGMHGIRIQPDSALIELKARIYNRTPFMQTFLWWANVAAEVHDNYQSFFPPDVHYVADHAVRAQSFFPIAKNDYYGVDYARRPGANDLSWYKNIPVPTSYMVCDTDFDFFGGYDYDAQGGFIHVANKHIAPGKKQWTWGNEEFGWAWDRELTDRIGPTGRAAPYVELMAGVYTDNQPDFTYLMPYETKTFSQYWWPYKKIGPVQNATKDAAVRLVQNDDGTLDLGAVASRRINGARIVLRAGETVLLEETVDLSPDQPWHRPAFKFVGDDFQSLELSVEGFIAYRPILVNEQKRKRDVATEPPMPEEILTVEELYLTAEHLEQNRHPTRYPEIYWDEILRRDPMDVRTNISYGRRKLNQGLLDEAADHFETAIKRLTRRHPNPYTGEAHYYLGLVRRFQGLEKEAYAAFYKSTWNYAWRAAAYYELAMLDCKKGDFFRALEHCEASLDTNRQNNKALVLKALAMNKLGQDGCRELEALLKADPLDHWARHASGDSAGFLAKTRNDAQTVLDVAYDYADAGFVDEAIQVLELHHAHDVQNVAVPNPLSTSQLTHYALAWLKNDFQTLEKARTLGPDYMFPSRLHDQLMLEWALGQGSGPDRNAAYGLGNYYFDKKRYEDAIACWEKVPDFATAHRNLGIAYWNVRNDGEAARAAYLRALELAPSDARIFAEYDQLRAKLGDPAEDRLETLLAHRALVDERDDCSVALAELFNATGQAEKALDLVLNRRFHPWEGGEGKVLKQYTTAMLLLGQAALKNGDAADALQYFERAMQAPDNLGEAYHLLQAKADVNYWKGKALRALGREAEAVDQFEASANEAGDFQAMAVTEHSELSFYRGLSLMELGRMEEANALFADLKAFAEREMTQPATIDYFATSLPLLLVFEENMDQVRRAEMMNLIELADQGLEHIAYEKTGC comes from the coding sequence ATGAATAAAATATCAGCTAAACGGGAAACGTTAACCCTTCCGACTTACGGGTTGGGAGAGCCGGAAAAGAATCCGCTTTTTTTTGAAAAGCGGGTGTATCAGGGATCGTGCGGCAAAGTCTATCCGGTGCCGTTCGTCGATAAGGTTTTTGATGAGCCGGAACCGCAGAAATATGATGCGGTTCATCTGGAAAATGATTATGTCCGTCTGGTGATGCTGCCGGAAATCGGCGGGCGTATTTTTCTGGGGCAGGACAAGGTAAATAACGACTACGATTTCTTTTACCGGCAGAATGAAATCAAGCCGGCACTCGTGGGATTAGCCGGACCATGGCTTTCCGGCGGGGTGGAGTTTAACTGGCCGCAGCATCATCGCCCCGGGACCTATATGCCGACGGATGTGGAAATTGAAGAAGAAGCGTGCGGCGCGCGTACGGTCTGGATGTCGGAGCATGATCCGCTCAACCGGATGAAAGGAATGCATGGTATCCGGATTCAGCCGGACAGCGCATTGATTGAGCTGAAAGCGCGGATTTATAATCGTACGCCGTTCATGCAGACGTTTCTATGGTGGGCGAATGTGGCGGCCGAAGTGCACGATAACTATCAGAGTTTCTTCCCGCCCGACGTACATTATGTGGCTGATCACGCTGTGCGGGCGCAGAGTTTTTTTCCGATTGCGAAGAACGATTATTACGGTGTCGATTATGCCCGTCGTCCGGGAGCCAATGATCTGAGCTGGTATAAAAATATTCCGGTGCCGACCAGCTATATGGTGTGCGATACGGATTTCGACTTTTTCGGTGGGTACGATTATGACGCGCAGGGCGGGTTCATTCATGTGGCCAATAAGCACATTGCGCCGGGCAAGAAACAGTGGACCTGGGGGAACGAAGAATTCGGCTGGGCGTGGGATCGGGAGCTGACGGATCGGATCGGCCCGACCGGTCGGGCGGCGCCGTATGTTGAGCTGATGGCCGGTGTCTATACCGACAATCAGCCGGATTTTACGTATCTGATGCCCTATGAAACCAAGACCTTTTCGCAGTATTGGTGGCCGTATAAAAAGATCGGCCCGGTGCAGAATGCCACAAAGGATGCGGCCGTGCGTCTGGTTCAGAATGACGACGGCACGCTTGATCTCGGCGCAGTGGCTTCCCGCAGAATTAATGGCGCCCGGATTGTGCTGCGTGCCGGGGAAACGGTGCTGCTGGAAGAAACCGTTGATCTGTCGCCGGATCAGCCCTGGCATCGGCCGGCTTTCAAATTCGTCGGAGATGATTTCCAATCCCTGGAACTTTCGGTGGAAGGTTTTATTGCCTATCGGCCGATTCTGGTGAATGAACAGAAACGTAAACGTGATGTGGCCACAGAACCGCCGATGCCGGAGGAGATCCTGACGGTGGAAGAACTCTACCTGACGGCGGAACATCTGGAACAGAACCGGCATCCAACGCGCTATCCGGAAATCTACTGGGATGAAATTCTGCGTCGTGATCCGATGGATGTGCGCACCAATATTTCCTATGGGCGCCGGAAGCTGAATCAGGGATTGCTTGATGAGGCGGCGGATCATTTTGAAACGGCCATCAAACGTCTGACCCGCCGCCACCCGAATCCATACACCGGTGAGGCGCATTACTATCTTGGATTGGTCCGTCGTTTCCAGGGATTGGAAAAAGAGGCTTATGCGGCCTTTTATAAATCGACCTGGAACTATGCGTGGCGCGCAGCGGCCTATTATGAACTGGCGATGCTTGATTGTAAAAAAGGTGATTTCTTCCGGGCATTGGAACATTGCGAAGCGTCGCTCGATACGAACCGGCAGAACAACAAAGCTCTGGTGCTGAAAGCACTGGCGATGAATAAGCTGGGGCAGGATGGTTGCCGGGAGCTGGAAGCGCTGCTCAAGGCCGATCCGCTGGATCATTGGGCGCGGCATGCTTCCGGCGATAGTGCCGGCTTTCTTGCGAAAACCCGCAACGATGCGCAGACGGTGCTGGATGTGGCGTACGACTACGCCGATGCCGGTTTTGTGGACGAAGCCATTCAGGTGCTGGAACTGCATCACGCTCATGACGTTCAGAACGTAGCGGTACCGAACCCGCTTTCAACATCGCAACTGACGCATTATGCGCTGGCCTGGTTGAAGAACGATTTCCAGACCCTGGAAAAGGCACGCACATTGGGTCCCGATTATATGTTCCCTTCGCGGCTGCACGATCAGCTGATGCTGGAGTGGGCGCTCGGGCAGGGGAGCGGACCGGACCGCAATGCGGCCTATGGATTGGGCAATTATTATTTCGATAAAAAAAGATATGAGGATGCGATTGCATGCTGGGAAAAGGTCCCCGATTTCGCGACGGCTCACCGTAATCTCGGCATCGCGTATTGGAATGTCCGCAACGATGGCGAAGCGGCGAGGGCGGCCTATCTTCGGGCACTGGAACTTGCTCCGTCGGATGCCCGTATTTTTGCTGAATACGATCAACTGCGTGCCAAGCTGGGCGATCCGGCGGAAGACCGGTTGGAAACGCTGTTGGCTCATCGCGCATTGGTGGACGAACGGGATGACTGTTCGGTGGCTTTGGCGGAACTTTTCAATGCGACGGGGCAGGCGGAAAAAGCGCTGGATCTTGTTCTGAACCGTCGATTCCATCCATGGGAAGGCGGCGAGGGCAAAGTACTGAAACAATACACTACCGCAATGCTGTTGCTTGGGCAGGCGGCGCTTAAAAATGGCGATGCTGCTGATGCACTTCAGTATTTCGAGCGGGCGATGCAGGCCCCGGATAATCTGGGCGAAGCCTATCATCTGCTGCAGGCCAAGGCGGATGTGAACTATTGGAAGGGGAAAGCACTGCGTGCGCTCGGCCGTGAGGCGGAAGCGGTGGATCAGTTCGAGGCCAGTGCAAATGAAGCGGGCGATTTCCAGGCGATGGCGGTAACCGAGCATTCGGAACTGTCCTTCTATCGCGGTCTCTCGCTGATGGAGCTCGGGCGGATGGAGGAAGCGAACGCCTTGTTTGCTGATCTGAAGGCGTTTGCGGAACGTGAAATGACGCAGCCTGCGACGATCGATTATTTTGCAACGTCTTTGCCGCTGCTGCTTGTGTTTGAAGAAAATATGGATCAGGTCCGTCGGGCGGAAATGATGAATCTGATAGAGCTGGCGGATCAGGGACTGGAGCATATTGCCTATGAAAAAACGGGTTGTTAA
- a CDS encoding sulfatase family protein, protein MKKRVVNGLLWLTVLLLPVAKGAVDFSCPNVVVIIADDLGYADMAFLPDAPADVKHYGTPGFDRLAASGTYFRNAYAAGPICSVSRAGLLTGCYPYRWGNYYFGQGQLPEEIQTLPEALHQAGYATAKVGKTHLDGWGQKAFPSLHGFEEYLGFFGGTWDYIRLSQKDVNAYKGRAGFKWMGHQLVGPLIQSAGYGTGRNEATRVSFENDFSTRIFTDKACEYLERNKDGKPFYLHISYNAVHHPTYVVEESWAKKVGARYVPWDREAEEWSFPYWDPDKETNDEFHTKWGHMGEIDKEGRRCYLANLLALDFGISKLLDTLEKTGLRENTLVVFMSDNGGTINTYANNAPLRGYKYMYGEGGIRIPMIISLPGTFPQGAVNNKALVSGMDIFPTIAELAGADVPNGLDGKSILPVLMGEKETNHEWLVWARDKDKWVIRNGKWKLTHNAGWMHSSFKLNEEGDALQAEPVRYPDGVQLFNLENDIGESVNLIAQHPEVAEEMNRLYKDWEAQMPEPFKMKRK, encoded by the coding sequence ATGAAAAAACGGGTTGTTAACGGGCTGCTGTGGTTAACCGTACTGCTGCTTCCTGTCGCGAAGGGGGCTGTGGATTTCTCCTGCCCCAATGTGGTTGTGATTATCGCGGATGATCTGGGGTATGCGGATATGGCGTTTCTGCCGGATGCGCCTGCTGATGTGAAGCATTACGGTACGCCCGGGTTTGATCGGCTGGCTGCGAGCGGAACGTATTTCCGGAATGCCTACGCGGCGGGGCCGATCTGCAGTGTGTCTCGCGCCGGATTGCTTACGGGGTGCTATCCGTACCGTTGGGGAAACTATTACTTCGGGCAGGGGCAGTTGCCTGAAGAAATCCAGACTCTGCCGGAAGCCCTGCATCAGGCGGGGTATGCAACGGCGAAGGTGGGGAAGACACATCTGGATGGCTGGGGCCAAAAAGCGTTTCCGTCCTTGCACGGATTTGAAGAGTATCTCGGGTTTTTCGGCGGAACATGGGACTACATTCGGCTCAGTCAGAAAGATGTGAATGCCTACAAGGGCCGTGCCGGGTTTAAGTGGATGGGGCATCAGCTGGTCGGACCGTTGATTCAGTCGGCGGGGTATGGAACCGGGCGGAATGAAGCAACACGGGTCTCTTTTGAAAATGATTTTTCGACGCGTATTTTTACGGATAAAGCCTGTGAATATCTGGAGCGGAACAAAGATGGAAAGCCGTTTTATCTGCATATTTCCTACAACGCCGTACATCATCCGACCTATGTGGTGGAAGAAAGCTGGGCAAAAAAGGTCGGGGCGCGTTATGTCCCGTGGGATCGAGAAGCTGAGGAGTGGTCGTTTCCGTATTGGGATCCAGACAAAGAAACCAATGATGAGTTCCATACGAAGTGGGGGCATATGGGTGAAATCGACAAGGAGGGCCGTCGATGTTATCTGGCTAATCTGCTGGCGCTGGATTTTGGTATTTCCAAACTGCTGGATACGCTGGAGAAAACCGGGTTGCGGGAAAATACGCTCGTCGTTTTTATGTCGGACAACGGCGGGACAATTAATACCTATGCCAACAATGCACCATTGCGCGGCTATAAATATATGTATGGCGAGGGCGGTATCCGAATTCCGATGATCATTAGTCTGCCAGGCACCTTTCCGCAGGGAGCGGTTAATAATAAAGCACTGGTTTCGGGCATGGATATTTTCCCGACCATTGCCGAGCTGGCGGGAGCGGATGTTCCGAACGGTCTGGATGGGAAAAGCATTCTGCCGGTTTTGATGGGCGAAAAAGAAACCAATCACGAATGGCTGGTTTGGGCGAGGGATAAAGATAAATGGGTGATCCGGAATGGAAAATGGAAGCTGACGCATAATGCGGGTTGGATGCATAGCAGTTTCAAGCTCAATGAAGAGGGTGATGCGTTGCAGGCGGAACCGGTCCGGTATCCTGACGGAGTGCAGTTATTCAATTTGGAGAACGATATCGGAGAGAGCGTGAATTTGATTGCACAGCATCCCGAAGTGGCTGAGGAAATGAATCGGCTCTACAAAGACTGGGAGGCTCAGATGCCGGAACCATTTAAAATGAAGAGGAAATGA
- a CDS encoding discoidin domain-containing protein, with protein sequence MNKIMKIGLLVMSGAFAAGGFAKPDYAPAYIPPVANGNAEVAVGVNGVDLSGTWTIRLDDEKYPVGEQEQWFNQTGFSEKINLPDALQNAGFGSPVSVDTEWMGVSGQHLWFTKKYDQYRVPGNIKVPFFLQPERRFIGDAWYQKTLTVEKGAAKGRDLILTLERPHWESTVWLDGKLIGSNNSLGVPHVFNLGRDIPAGDHNLVVKVNNTLLLPVGSRAHSVSDETQGAWNGVIGELRLDWRSPVYMKKIHVATDYKTRTADINVSIMNEAGGSRHAVIRVGKEAEKLNLKPGLNVFTTQVQFAEDAELWSEFHPVLHDLKVDLKTKWGVETEALKVGIRNIEAAGTKFLINGHETFMRGTLDCCIFPKTGYPPMDKASWLTHLGKMKTSGINHVRFHSWCPPEAAFEAGDELGMYLMPEIGIWGDPSNPAFGNWVEEEGKRIIDAYGNHPSFCFLTHGNEPWRTGNNKPFLTELTRKMKAFDSRMLHTGAANTIQTEEDEFTCVAFPRGPYGWKGRGYSPEYTNPFIQHEPGQWCVYPNFDEMKKYTGPLKPKNFEIFLEQAEENGVLPQWKDFLYASGKLQALCYKEDCEAALASDGVAGTQLLGISDFSGQGTSLVGYLDAFLDEKGYLTKAEFSKHWNWSVPLVRMKRYVYTNSDSISAPVIYAYFGEKKLKNQTLIWTVKDAAGTVCLSGEFTGVNMESGRNRIGEVNIPLKGLNAPAEYVLSLQLKNTGIENSWEFMVCEDAPKIDCEDVVIRRSIDDALRADLKAGKSVLFMPNEFSLAHPRTSFEPVYWNLFLFSHNKDRVTLGTLIDDDHPVFRNFPTKNHTTWNWEYILKNSYGLVMQNLPKGGMIVQPIDDWNENRRLGFMMEYRVGPGKMLFCMADLIGLQDKDPAAKQLLSSILGYMNSDAFAPSTELDLKALSDALEYSSNSSMLANLGASMKGVSHQWNNSHYEAIDGDHGTYWNGKFDGSGFITIDLGKATKLQGVSLTDTNLKEITIRMGNDPEQLTSVLLTNDSTVITLNEEDRKKTQKIGFKQEETGRYLQIDIRSIYGQTIRFGEMDVIFVLF encoded by the coding sequence ATGAATAAAATAATGAAGATCGGATTGCTTGTCATGTCGGGGGCATTTGCTGCCGGAGGGTTCGCGAAACCGGATTATGCACCCGCATATATTCCGCCTGTTGCAAACGGCAATGCCGAGGTGGCCGTGGGGGTAAACGGAGTAGATTTGTCGGGTACCTGGACGATCCGGCTGGACGACGAAAAGTATCCGGTGGGTGAACAGGAGCAGTGGTTTAATCAGACGGGGTTTTCCGAAAAAATAAATCTGCCGGATGCACTGCAGAATGCAGGTTTCGGAAGTCCGGTCAGCGTTGATACCGAATGGATGGGGGTTTCCGGACAGCATCTTTGGTTTACCAAAAAATATGATCAATACCGGGTACCCGGAAATATCAAGGTACCGTTTTTTCTGCAGCCGGAACGCCGGTTTATCGGCGATGCCTGGTATCAGAAAACCCTGACGGTGGAGAAGGGGGCTGCAAAAGGAAGAGATCTGATTCTGACGCTGGAGCGTCCGCATTGGGAATCGACCGTCTGGCTGGATGGGAAATTGATTGGATCAAACAATTCGCTGGGGGTTCCTCACGTATTTAATCTGGGGCGCGATATTCCGGCCGGAGATCATAATCTGGTCGTTAAGGTAAACAATACATTACTGCTGCCGGTGGGCAGTCGCGCGCATAGTGTTTCAGATGAAACGCAGGGCGCGTGGAATGGGGTGATCGGTGAACTCCGGCTGGATTGGCGCAGTCCGGTTTACATGAAAAAGATACATGTGGCCACGGACTATAAAACGCGTACGGCCGATATTAACGTGTCGATTATGAACGAGGCCGGGGGCTCCCGGCATGCGGTAATCCGGGTTGGAAAAGAAGCGGAAAAATTAAATCTGAAACCGGGACTGAATGTCTTCACCACTCAGGTTCAGTTTGCGGAGGATGCGGAATTGTGGAGCGAGTTTCATCCGGTGCTGCATGATTTGAAGGTGGATTTGAAAACAAAGTGGGGAGTCGAAACGGAAGCGTTGAAGGTGGGCATCCGGAATATTGAAGCCGCGGGAACAAAATTTCTGATTAACGGTCATGAAACCTTCATGCGCGGAACGCTGGACTGCTGTATTTTTCCAAAGACCGGCTATCCGCCGATGGATAAAGCGAGCTGGTTGACGCATTTGGGGAAGATGAAGACTTCGGGCATCAATCATGTACGTTTTCATTCCTGGTGTCCGCCGGAAGCTGCGTTCGAGGCGGGCGATGAACTGGGGATGTATCTGATGCCGGAGATCGGTATCTGGGGCGACCCCTCCAATCCCGCATTCGGGAACTGGGTGGAAGAGGAGGGAAAACGGATTATTGATGCTTATGGCAACCATCCTTCTTTCTGCTTTTTAACGCATGGAAATGAACCGTGGCGCACCGGTAACAATAAGCCGTTTCTTACAGAACTGACCCGGAAAATGAAGGCCTTTGACTCGCGTATGCTGCATACCGGAGCGGCCAATACGATCCAGACAGAGGAAGATGAGTTTACCTGCGTGGCTTTTCCGCGCGGTCCCTACGGCTGGAAGGGTCGTGGCTATTCCCCGGAATACACGAATCCCTTCATTCAGCATGAGCCGGGGCAGTGGTGCGTCTATCCAAACTTTGATGAAATGAAAAAATATACCGGTCCGCTGAAACCGAAAAATTTTGAAATTTTCCTGGAGCAGGCAGAGGAAAACGGCGTGCTGCCGCAATGGAAGGATTTTCTGTATGCCTCCGGAAAACTGCAGGCGCTTTGCTATAAAGAAGATTGTGAGGCGGCGCTGGCATCCGACGGGGTTGCCGGCACACAGTTGCTGGGAATTTCCGACTTTTCCGGACAGGGGACCTCACTGGTCGGTTATCTGGATGCTTTTCTGGATGAGAAGGGATATCTGACCAAAGCGGAGTTTTCCAAACATTGGAACTGGAGCGTGCCGCTGGTGCGCATGAAGCGCTATGTCTATACCAATTCGGATTCGATCAGTGCACCGGTAATTTATGCCTACTTCGGTGAAAAGAAACTGAAAAACCAAACGCTGATCTGGACAGTGAAGGATGCTGCAGGAACGGTCTGTTTATCCGGAGAGTTTACCGGTGTGAACATGGAGAGCGGACGTAACCGGATCGGGGAGGTGAATATTCCGCTGAAAGGTTTAAACGCTCCGGCTGAATATGTGCTCTCCCTGCAACTGAAAAATACCGGAATCGAGAACAGCTGGGAATTCATGGTGTGCGAAGATGCGCCGAAAATCGACTGCGAAGACGTGGTGATTCGCCGTAGTATCGATGACGCGCTCAGGGCTGACCTCAAGGCTGGCAAATCGGTTCTGTTTATGCCGAATGAGTTCAGCCTGGCTCATCCACGCACAAGTTTTGAGCCGGTATATTGGAATCTGTTTCTGTTCTCGCATAATAAAGACCGGGTTACGCTGGGTACGCTGATTGATGACGATCATCCCGTCTTCCGCAATTTTCCGACGAAAAACCACACGACATGGAACTGGGAATATATTCTCAAGAACTCCTATGGGCTGGTGATGCAGAACCTGCCAAAAGGCGGAATGATTGTTCAGCCGATCGATGACTGGAATGAAAACCGACGGCTCGGTTTTATGATGGAATACAGAGTCGGACCGGGAAAAATGCTGTTCTGTATGGCGGATCTGATTGGGCTGCAGGATAAGGATCCCGCGGCAAAACAGTTGCTGAGCTCCATACTCGGTTATATGAACAGCGACGCCTTTGCTCCTTCTACTGAATTGGACCTGAAGGCCCTTTCGGATGCGCTGGAATATTCGAGCAATTCCTCCATGCTGGCAAATCTCGGGGCATCCATGAAGGGGGTGAGCCATCAGTGGAACAACTCGCATTATGAAGCAATCGACGGGGATCACGGAACATACTGGAACGGAAAATTTGATGGCTCAGGTTTCATTACGATTGATCTGGGTAAAGCCACCAAATTACAAGGCGTTTCGCTCACCGACACCAATCTGAAAGAGATTACCATCAGAATGGGCAATGATCCGGAACAGCTTACCTCGGTTCTGCTGACGAATGATTCCACGGTCATAACGTTGAACGAGGAAGACCGAAAGAAAACGCAGAAGATCGGCTTCAAACAAGAGGAAACCGGCCGCTATCTTCAGATTGATATCCGGAGTATCTATGGGCAGACCATCCGGTTCGGTGAGATGGATGTCATCTTTGTGCTTTTTTAA